CGGCGGCGGCTTCGGCACCGCGTCGCTGCTGTGCCTGATGCGCGAGCGGCGCGCGAGCGGCGGCCGGACCACGGCCATCGTCGGCGCCCGGACGAAGGACCTTCTGATCCTGCTCGACGATCTCGCGAGCCTCTGCGACGCGGTCGAAGTCTGCACCGACGACGGCTCGGCCGGCTTCCGCGGCTTCGTGACCCAGCGTCTCGCGCAGCTCATCGCCGGAGACGGCCCCGGACGCCCCGACCATGTCGTCGCGATCGGGCCGATGGCGATGATGCGCGCGGTCGCGGAAACGACGCGGGGGCACAGGGTGAAGACGCTGGTGTCCATGGATCCTCTGATGGTGGACGGCACCGGCATGTGTGGCGGCTGCCGGGTCATGGTCGCCGGCAAGCCGCGGTTCGCGTGCGTGGATGGCCCATGCTTCGACGCGCACGACGTGGACTTCGACGTCGCCATGCGCCGGAACAAGGCGTACGTCCGGCAGGAGCACGCGGCGCTCGAGCGCCTGGCGTGCGCGTCGGGAAGGGATTGAGCGTCATGCCCGTCAAGCGCCCGGAGAAGACGACCATGCCGACCCGCGAAGCCGGCGAGCGCGCTCACACCTTCGCGGAGGTGAACGAAGGCTACTCGGTCGCGCACGCGTCGTTCGAGGCGGAGCGCTGCCTGCGGTGCCAGGACCCGGTGTGCGTGAGCGCCTGCCCGGTGCAGATCCCCATTCCCGACTTCATCCACGCGGTCGCCGCGGGCGACATGGCGGGGGCGGCGAGGATCCTGCGCTCGGCGAACCCGCTGCCGGCGATCTGCGGGCGCGTTTGCCCGCAGGAGCTTCAGTGCGAGGGCTCGTGCAGCATGGGTGGACGGTGGAAGCCGGTCGCGATCGGCCACCTCGAACGCTTCGTCGCCGACTGGGAGCGGTCGCAGCCGATCACGACCCGGCCCGCGATCACGCGCTCGGAGCGGATCGCGGTGATCGGCGCGGGGCCGTCGGGGTTGGTGTGCGCGGGCGAGTTGGCGCGACACGGCTACGGCGTGACCGTGTACGAGGCACTGCATGCGCCGGGCGGCGTGCTCCGCTACGGCATCCCGGAGTTCCGGCTTCCCAAGGCCGTCCTCGACTGGGAGATCGCCATGCTCGAGTCCGCCGGCGTCGAGTT
This window of the Candidatus Eisenbacteria bacterium genome carries:
- a CDS encoding sulfide/dihydroorotate dehydrogenase-like FAD/NAD-binding protein, producing MTRILEARPLTPVTKFFRLDAPLIAASAQPGQFVMLRAREGGERIPITIADYDRETGTVVIVVQEVGATTRRVCALEAGEEILDVAGPLGSPIELPAGGHLCGVGGGFGTASLLCLMRERRASGGRTTAIVGARTKDLLILLDDLASLCDAVEVCTDDGSAGFRGFVTQRLAQLIAGDGPGRPDHVVAIGPMAMMRAVAETTRGHRVKTLVSMDPLMVDGTGMCGGCRVMVAGKPRFACVDGPCFDAHDVDFDVAMRRNKAYVRQEHAALERLACASGRD